CCCGGCCGGCAGTACGAGCAGACCGTCCAGATCGAGTCCGTCGGCGGCTCGATAGGCCAGCGGTCGCTGGGTACCGAATGCGATGTCGTCCAGTTCGGGGCGGGTGTCGGTGATCTTCCGCAGCGGCCCGGTCGGTGGCCCGACATAAACGTTCGTGGGTTGGTAACGGGAACCGGTCAGTACCGCGATCGTCGTACCCGCAGGGGTGGTGGTGAGGGCGTCGAGGTGGCCGGGGTGCTGCGACAGCGGCGCGGGACCGTCGGGAGCGAGCCGGGCCAGGGTCGTGTTCAGGCCGTTGGCGAACACCACCAAAGGGGCGGCATCGGTCTGGCACAGTTCGGTGGGGCACATCGGCAGGTCGGCGGTGCGGTTGCGGCGCACGCGGCTGCTCATAGCCAGGTCGAACGCGGCGGTGCCGGCGTGGAGGACCGGTGGGGTGAGGGCGATGTAACCCAGGTGCCAACCGTCTTCAGCCGGCCACCAGGCCAGGGATTGTGCGTCGACCTCGACCGGTCCGAGGTCCTCCGCGGTCCCCGTGGTGGGGTCGAACAGGTGCAGCTGGCCGGTGCGGGGGCCGTAGTCCTTGTCGGCGCTGGCCTGGGTGAGCACGGCGAGCGGGCCACCGTCGGGTCGTTGCCGCAGTTCCACAACGTGCCGGCCGTCGAACACCCTGGGGGTGGTGACGTGGCCGGTGCGCAGGTCGAGCAGGCGCAGCCGGGCACGGGGTTCGCGTTCGCCGACGACGATGGCGTCGTCGCGGTCCTGGGCGCGGCGCGTGTCCTGTTCGGTGGGCTCGTCCTCGGCGAGCAGAGCGACCAGGTCGGGATCGGCGAGCGGCAGATGGTCGACGATGCCAGCGCGCCAGCGGGTCAACGCGATCACCACGCCGTCGGCAAGGGTGAGTCGGTGCAGCTGCGCAGTACCACGCTCGGCGCGGTCGGACAGGAAGTACAACGTGCGCGAGTCCGCGGACCAGCGAGGCCGGGACTCCGTCGCGGTGTCGGCTGTCGCCCTCCGCCACGCACCGTCGCCTTTGATGTCGGCGAGCCAGAGTGCGGTGTCGAGGTGGTCACCGATTCGGCTGGTGGGGGCGAGTGAGGTTCACCCCGAACGGTGGACAGGGGCTTACGAGGGATCAGGCAGCCGTGCGAAGTGACTGCTCGAAATTGTCGGGACTGAGCATCCCGATTGCGGAGTGCCGCCGCACACTGTTGTAGAAACGAACCCAATTGTCAACTGCGGCAACGAGTTCCATCTTCGTGGCGTAGGCATGCCGGTAGTAGTGCTCATGTTTGAACGTCGACCAGAACGACTCTGCCGGGCTGTTGTCCCAGCAGATACCGGTTTCGCCCATCGACCGGCGCAGCCCGTGCCGGAAGCACGCTTGCGCCGTCAGATGCGCCGTGAACTCCCCGCCGCGGTCGGAATGCAGTACCGTGCCGCGACATTCACCGCCACGGGCGGCGACCGCGTCGTGGATGGCGTCCGTGACCATCTCAGCGCTGATACGGTCAGATACACTGTGGCCCAACACTTTCCGAGAGTGCCCGTCCCGGATCGCACACAGGAACATCGCGCCCTCACCACACGTCAAATACGTGATGTCGGTCAGCCAGACCGCGTCCAGCCGGCCCCGGTCGAAAAGCCGGTCGACCAGATCCGGCGGGAACGACGCGGCCGGATCGACCACCGTCGTCTTCACCTTGAACGTGCGCGGGCTGATGCCCTCCAGCCCGATCGAGGCCATGATCTTGGCGACCGTCTTCGCTGTGACCACCTCGCCCTGGTCACGCAGTTCGGCGGTGATCCGCGGCGACCCGTAGGTTCCGCGGGAGTCCTTGTGCGCCTCGGTGATCTTCACCTCGAGGTCGGCGCGGCGTTGCTGCCGTGGCGTCAGCACCCTTGCCGCGGCGCGTTTGGCGTGCGCGTAGTAGCCGGCTCTCGACACGCTCAGCAGCCGCGCCATCCGCCGGACCGAGAACCGGGTGTGCTGCGGCGAGGTGGAGCCGGCCGTCTCGGCGAACTCGTCGGGGCCGGCGTACTTGGCCATCAGAGCGAACCGGGCCGGTTCTTCTGCATCGCGGCAAAGTACGCCGAAGCTTTTACCAGGAACGCGTTGTCCTTCTCCAGTTCGGCCACCTGCCCGCGCAAGCGCAGCAGCTCGGCCCGCTCGGCCGCCTGCAAGGGGTTGTCCCCGTGGACCTCAGCCGCGGTGATCCGGCGTCGTTCGTCTTTGACCCAGACACTCAACATGCCCGCGTCGATGCCCAGCTCGCGGGCGACCTCAGCGATCGTGCGGCCGGAATCGATCACACGGTGAGCAGCCTCGACCTTGTACTCAGCCGGGTACGACCGGCGCTTGCGAGCAGGCATGAGGACATCCTTTCAGCAGGACATCTGATCCTGCTAACTCGGTGTCCACTACCCGGGGTGAACCTCAGAGGACGTAGCAGAGCAGATGTCCGTTCGGAGCGAGAGCCGGGGTCTGCGGGACGCGACCCTCGACCACGAGTTCGGCAGTCAGATCTGTCATGCGATCAGTCTGCCAACGTCAACGGCGCACCATATGGACGAGCCAGCGCGCTCGGACGAAGCGTGCAATCGCATCGACTGCATCGACCTGAAGCCGCCACCGTGCGTGGTTACGAACCCGGCTGACGGTGCGCCCAACATCCGCTCATCGGCTACTTGTTGAATGGCGGTACGACCGATGCCGGGCCAGGCTTGGTCGAGGTGTTCGACGGGTGGCTCTCTCATCGGCTGCCCACCATGCTGTCGGGTGTGGCTCTCACATGGCGTGCCCCGTCGAGCACCGTGGCGGGGTGTGGCTCAAGAGGGGTCTGCTCAGCTCGAAGTAGCGCTGCCCACCTCGCTGGATACCCATCCCCGGTACGGCGAGGAGAACAGCGTGGCACCAGTGATCTGAGGTTCACCAGTCGCGGGACTCAGTCTCTCGTGTGATGTGATCGAGCTGTTACGTCCGTGCGATGGGCGTGACCTCAGGCATTGAATCCGCCGTCCAGCGTGATGGTGGTGCCGGTGACGTGTCGTCCGCCTGGGCCAGCCAGGAAGGCGACCATTTTTGCGATGTCGTCGACCTGTCCGTAGCGGCGCAGCGGGGTGCGGGCAATGGTCTGCTCGGCGTGTGGACCGTGGGCGGGGTTGGCGTCGGTGTCGGTGGGTCCGGGCTGCACCACGACGGCGGTGATCCCGCGCGGCCCGAACTCGTGGGCGAGCCCGCGGGTCAGGCCGGCCAGCGCAGACTTGCTGGCCGCGTAGATACTGCCGCCCGGCCCGGGTACCCGGTCGGCGACGTTGCTGCCGATGGTGATGATCCGACCGCCGCTTGTCATGTGCCGCACCGCGGCCTGGGTGGCGACGATCGTGGCGCGCACGTTGACGGTGAACGTCCGGTCGATGTCGGCCAGCGTCATCTTCTCCAGCGGGCCGAGCACCACCACGCCGGCGTTGTTGACCAGGATGTCGAGCCCGCCGAAGGTCGCGGCAGCGGCGTCGACGGCCGCGGTGACAGCCGCCGGGTCGCCGCTGTCGGCCTGGATCGCGACGGCCCGGCGGCCCAGAGCCTCGATTTGCGCAACGACGTCGGCGGCCCGTGACGTGGTGGAGGCGTAGGTCAGCACGACGTTCGCGCCCTCCCGTGCCAGCGTCAAGGCGATGGCGGCACCGATACCCCGGCTCGCTCCGGTCACCAGCGCGGTCCTGCCCTCGATCGCGTCCACGGCAGCTCCAATTCTGTAGCGACTGGCATATAATCAGTGTCGCCACCGTATCAGTCGCCGAAGAATTCTGTATCGATCGCCAGGGAAAGGTGTTGCATGCCATCCAGAGGTCGCCCGCGCTCGTTCGACCGGGACGCGGCGTTGCGGCAGGCGATGCTGCTGTTCTGGGAACGCGGTTACGAGTGCACCTCGATGGCCGACCTGACCGCCACCATGCGAATCGGCTCGCCCAGCCTGTACGCCGCATTCGGCAGCAAGGAGGCGCTCTTCCGGGAGGCCGTCGCGCTGTACGCGGCGACGGCCGGAAGCCTGACCGCTCGAGTACTCACCGAGGAACCCACCGCGCGGGCGGCGATCGAGGCGATGCTGCGAGGTAACGCCGCGGACTACCTGCGCCCGGGCCGCCCGGCTGGCTGCATGGCCGTGCTTGCCGCGCTCAACTGCTCCCACCCGAGCGTGCGCGCGTTCATGGCGGATCGTCGCCGTGACGGACGGGAGCTTGTCCGCCGACGGCTGTGCCGGGGGATCGAGGACTGCGATCTGCCCGCCGATGTCGACGTCGACGCGATGGCTGGCTTCTACCACGCCACGCTGATGAGCCTGTCGCTGTTGGCACGCGACGGTGCCACGGCAGCAGACTTGACCGCCGTCGCCGACGGCGCGATGGCGGCCTGGTCCAGCTATCTTGACTAAGGGCTGTCTCGTAACTCGTGGTGTGGTTGGTGGCGCTGGTATTGCGGTCAGTCGGTGAGGAGGATGTTGTGCAGATGCGCGATGCCGGACACCGTGCCGGCGAGTGTGCTGCCCGCTCGGCGGTAGTCGCGGAGAATCTTGAAGTTCTTCATCTGGGCCAAGGCGTGCTCGGCGCGGGCCCGGATGTTGCGGTGGGTGGCGTTGAGATCTTCCTTCCGCTCGAGCAGGTCGCTGCCGTTGCGGGGTTTGCGATAGGGCATGACGACGTCGGGGTTGCCTTGGTAGCCGCCGTCGGCCATGACCGGCCGGTCGGCGAGTTTGTCAGCGATGCCGCAGGCGCGGTAGACGGTGCAGTCGTTGCGGCTGCCCGGTTGCGGGTCACCGGTGGCGATCACCAGTCTGGTCTCGGCATCGATCGCGACCTGCACGTTGGTCGAGTATCGGTAGTTCTTCGACGGGGTCGCCAGCCGATGATCCCGCGTGGGCACCAGTGTGCCGTCCACGATCGCGACCGCATCGACCCGGCGTTTGCGGACCGGCGCCAGCGCCAGCAAGGGCCCGATCGTGTCGATCACCCGGTGCGCGGTGGAATGCGACACTCCGAACAGCGGCCCGATCTGGCGCATCGTCAGGTTCGTCCGGCAGTAGGTCGCGACCAGCAGCACCCGGTCTGCCAGCGGCAACGCCCACTGCCGGCCCAGGCGTCCGTCAGATCTCGTCTCCGCCGCGCTTCGCGACCAGCCGTACCAGCTTGCGGAACTGGCCCGGTTCCAGCCCGGTGAACGGGGCAATCCACTCCGGCCGCGACGCGGTGATCACCTGCACCACAACGACATGATCAACTATCGGCCCGGTCGGCCGCTCACCGGGTTACGAGACATCCCTTAGGCGGGTGCGTCGGCGGGCGAGAGGATGAAGGACGTAGCCCTGGCTGATGGTGTGAAGCTCATGGGAATGACCTGTGTGGAACTCCGTTGTGGACCGGAATGGAGGGTGCTTCCGCTACGTGCGGGGCGCGTGGGCGATGGAGTCCACCGCGATGGTGAGCAGCAACCGGGTCTCGGGTTTGCCGCTGAAGTTGGGGTGGGGTGTGCCGAGGTACTTGTGGGAGAGCTCCTCGACGTTCTCGGCCGCGCCGTCGGTGGTGGAGTCGATGACGTGCCCGCGGAGCGCGTAGTAGCGGGAAACGTCGTCGGGGTCGGTCACGCTGATGGCCACACGGGGGTCGCGGGCGATGTTCTTGGCCTTGCGGTAGCCCACCACGGTGTTGATCAGGATGTGGTGGCCGTCGGTATCGACCCAGGTCTGGGTCATCTGGGGTGATCCGTCGGGCATCACGGTGGAGATGAAGCACGGGCTGGGCCGGCGGAGCAGGCCGATCAGGTCGTCGGGCAGCAGGACGGCTGGGGTGCCGGACACGGGAGGTCTCCTGGGGATGAGGGTGATGGGGTTCAGCGCAGGGTGGCGAAGGTCGCACGGATGCTGTCGATGAGCGCCTCGGGGTTCTCGAGCGCGGCGAAGTGACCGCCGGGGCCCTCG
This genomic window from Amycolatopsis mongoliensis contains:
- a CDS encoding alpha/beta hydrolase family protein; its protein translation is MYFLSDRAERGTAQLHRLTLADGVVIALTRWRAGIVDHLPLADPDLVALLAEDEPTEQDTRRAQDRDDAIVVGEREPRARLRLLDLRTGHVTTPRVFDGRHVVELRQRPDGGPLAVLTQASADKDYGPRTGQLHLFDPTTGTAEDLGPVEVDAQSLAWWPAEDGWHLGYIALTPPVLHAGTAAFDLAMSSRVRRNRTADLPMCPTELCQTDAAPLVVFANGLNTTLARLAPDGPAPLSQHPGHLDALTTTPAGTTIAVLTGSRYQPTNVYVGPPTGPLRKITDTRPELDDIAFGTQRPLAYRAADGLDLDGLLVLPAGKSASDGPFPLVTIVHGGPDDRYADRLQLFSFPSARAQWLATAGYAVFLPNPRGGQGHGHKFAASVAGRVGREEWTDILTGIDLLVAEGIADPDRLGIAGGSHGGFMAAWAIGQTNRFRAALVDAGITDWGMLAATGEYGQLDGALSGSIGWEGIGPHPHDAVSPVSFASRVRTPVLILHGAEDTNVPLSQAVYFHRALRYFGAEHEFVIYPREGHSIRERNHQLDVLRRTRAWFDRWLRP
- a CDS encoding IS3 family transposase — translated: MAKYAGPDEFAETAGSTSPQHTRFSVRRMARLLSVSRAGYYAHAKRAAARVLTPRQQRRADLEVKITEAHKDSRGTYGSPRITAELRDQGEVVTAKTVAKIMASIGLEGISPRTFKVKTTVVDPAASFPPDLVDRLFDRGRLDAVWLTDITYLTCGEGAMFLCAIRDGHSRKVLGHSVSDRISAEMVTDAIHDAVAARGGECRGTVLHSDRGGEFTAHLTAQACFRHGLRRSMGETGICWDNSPAESFWSTFKHEHYYRHAYATKMELVAAVDNWVRFYNSVRRHSAIGMLSPDNFEQSLRTAA
- a CDS encoding transposase encodes the protein MPARKRRSYPAEYKVEAAHRVIDSGRTIAEVARELGIDAGMLSVWVKDERRRITAAEVHGDNPLQAAERAELLRLRGQVAELEKDNAFLVKASAYFAAMQKNRPGSL
- a CDS encoding 3-oxoacyl-ACP reductase family protein gives rise to the protein MDAIEGRTALVTGASRGIGAAIALTLAREGANVVLTYASTTSRAADVVAQIEALGRRAVAIQADSGDPAAVTAAVDAAAATFGGLDILVNNAGVVVLGPLEKMTLADIDRTFTVNVRATIVATQAAVRHMTSGGRIITIGSNVADRVPGPGGSIYAASKSALAGLTRGLAHEFGPRGITAVVVQPGPTDTDANPAHGPHAEQTIARTPLRRYGQVDDIAKMVAFLAGPGGRHVTGTTITLDGGFNA
- a CDS encoding TetR/AcrR family transcriptional regulator — translated: MPSRGRPRSFDRDAALRQAMLLFWERGYECTSMADLTATMRIGSPSLYAAFGSKEALFREAVALYAATAGSLTARVLTEEPTARAAIEAMLRGNAADYLRPGRPAGCMAVLAALNCSHPSVRAFMADRRRDGRELVRRRLCRGIEDCDLPADVDVDAMAGFYHATLMSLSLLARDGATAADLTAVADGAMAAWSSYLD
- a CDS encoding TIGR03618 family F420-dependent PPOX class oxidoreductase, which encodes MSGTPAVLLPDDLIGLLRRPSPCFISTVMPDGSPQMTQTWVDTDGHHILINTVVGYRKAKNIARDPRVAISVTDPDDVSRYYALRGHVIDSTTDGAAENVEELSHKYLGTPHPNFSGKPETRLLLTIAVDSIAHAPRT